A part of Myxococcus landrumus genomic DNA contains:
- a CDS encoding SDR family NAD(P)-dependent oxidoreductase yields MNIPTQAAVQQELVTALVEMTGYVPELFSPHVRLIDELGLTLDEVQGAVTSVEQKLRLPSRPSVDGATVSAIAEGLVKSQSPGVPVQMQVEMSLEQVLAFVDDRAARNDRPVLETILQETRGALARLDALGVVPVVAPVVGASSVAAPVATDVMKLLVGALVERTGYPAEMLEADLDLEADLGIDTVKQVEAFAMARVHLNVEKDENFRLRDHNTLNKMVKYLTGKAPATAPAPAPVVEVVQAREVAPASGAASTVEGVVEFLRAAMAAKTGYGLDILQPKLDLEVDLGIDTVTQVEVFAHARTTHGVARDDKFRVRHYNTLQKMAEYLVARAPAPVATSVPSVPAAKEGTGTDEVMKLLVGALVERTGYPAEMLEADLDLEADLGIDTVKQVEAFAMARVHLNVEKDENFRLRDHNTLNKMVKYLTGRAPAAALSVPATPAPVALVAARPMTPEVTEVSSGFSAQEVQAYLVTVLQGKTGYNIELIQPNLDLEVDLGIDTVTQLEAFAMAREKFGVARNEKFRVRNYNTLQKMSEYLVAHAQASKGPEQVPEQGSPGIEDVRRFIARCEASGDTASLRKLAEHLEGQLRAPVQAATPPSQFSGKRYEVHPVALEVQADVRTVAHLKGKTLGITTDSQGSYKTLAKLLEAAGARVVILSSEAGSQEGVSLDWSQPESVGQRLKQVQETQPLDGLILLHTASLAPKLMDQEVEAWSSTLNTFSLGLFQSGVAVYDRIHEIPGGGWFVVATAGGGFFGHTNAQGRIPLAGAAGGFVKCLRRERLNARCKVVDLDIQDSALWARQIWNELVCTDRDVEVGYSGGRRYVFRDIETSLTTAPVNIKPGSVVVVSGGGRGVVYPCAKLLAKVTGARVIITGRTVPPRGDEEWLKVPEADLPAYRMSFIKRHLAEHPGTTPVQARRVFDSDVANRRELHRNLEDCRKQGISLEYKVCDMTDVSAVRSLLAQVRRDYGRIDGIVHGATIEESKSLPMKSSDAFVRTLASKAHLWRVLVQETWNDKLQFFINFGSGSGRYGNKGQTDYSLANYLVAKAGLVYGELRPGVRSVTIDWPVWVGAGIVENNADYLERLRAMGICVIHIEEGAYWFVEELLRGGSAGEVVIADDRTFETLNLPRYEQAAPRVVGQDAGGTRYAI; encoded by the coding sequence CAGCAGGAGCTCGTGACCGCGTTGGTCGAGATGACGGGATACGTGCCCGAGCTCTTCTCTCCTCACGTCCGGCTCATCGATGAACTGGGTCTGACTCTCGACGAGGTCCAGGGAGCCGTGACCTCCGTCGAGCAGAAGCTCCGGCTCCCGTCGCGGCCATCGGTGGATGGCGCGACGGTGTCGGCCATCGCTGAAGGTCTCGTGAAGTCTCAGTCCCCTGGAGTGCCCGTGCAGATGCAAGTGGAGATGTCGCTGGAGCAGGTGCTGGCCTTTGTCGATGACCGCGCGGCGCGAAACGACCGCCCCGTCCTGGAGACGATTCTCCAGGAGACACGCGGCGCGCTGGCCCGGCTGGATGCCTTGGGGGTGGTGCCGGTGGTCGCTCCGGTGGTCGGCGCATCGAGTGTCGCCGCGCCGGTGGCGACGGACGTGATGAAGCTGCTGGTGGGGGCGCTGGTGGAGCGCACGGGCTACCCGGCGGAGATGCTGGAAGCGGACCTGGATCTGGAAGCAGACCTGGGAATCGACACGGTGAAGCAGGTGGAAGCGTTCGCGATGGCGCGAGTGCACCTGAACGTGGAGAAGGACGAGAACTTCCGGCTCCGTGACCACAACACGCTGAACAAGATGGTGAAGTACCTGACCGGCAAGGCGCCCGCGACGGCGCCCGCGCCCGCGCCGGTGGTCGAGGTGGTCCAGGCGCGAGAGGTGGCGCCAGCCTCGGGTGCGGCATCGACCGTCGAAGGTGTCGTGGAGTTCCTGCGGGCCGCGATGGCCGCGAAGACGGGATACGGCCTGGACATCCTCCAGCCGAAGCTGGACCTGGAGGTGGACCTGGGCATCGACACCGTCACCCAGGTCGAGGTCTTCGCCCACGCGCGAACGACTCACGGTGTCGCACGCGACGACAAGTTCCGGGTGCGCCACTACAACACCCTCCAGAAGATGGCGGAGTACCTGGTGGCCAGGGCTCCGGCACCCGTGGCCACCAGTGTCCCGTCGGTTCCCGCCGCGAAGGAGGGAACCGGCACGGATGAGGTGATGAAGCTGCTGGTGGGGGCGCTGGTGGAGCGCACGGGCTACCCGGCGGAGATGCTGGAAGCGGACCTGGATCTGGAAGCAGACCTGGGAATCGACACGGTGAAGCAGGTGGAAGCGTTCGCGATGGCGCGAGTGCACCTGAACGTGGAGAAGGACGAGAACTTCCGGCTCCGTGACCACAACACGCTGAACAAGATGGTGAAGTACCTGACCGGCAGGGCTCCCGCGGCGGCGTTATCCGTGCCCGCGACGCCGGCACCGGTGGCGCTGGTCGCCGCGCGACCGATGACTCCGGAAGTGACGGAGGTGTCCTCGGGTTTCTCGGCGCAGGAGGTGCAGGCGTACCTGGTCACCGTGCTCCAGGGGAAGACCGGCTACAACATCGAGCTCATCCAGCCGAACCTGGACCTGGAGGTGGACCTGGGCATCGACACCGTCACCCAGCTCGAAGCCTTCGCCATGGCTCGCGAGAAGTTCGGGGTGGCGCGCAACGAGAAGTTCCGGGTGCGCAACTACAACACCCTCCAGAAGATGTCCGAGTACCTGGTCGCGCACGCCCAGGCTTCGAAGGGCCCGGAGCAAGTCCCGGAGCAGGGCTCACCTGGAATCGAGGACGTGCGCCGCTTCATCGCGCGCTGCGAGGCCTCGGGCGACACGGCGTCCCTGCGGAAGCTGGCCGAGCATCTTGAAGGACAACTGCGCGCGCCCGTCCAGGCCGCGACGCCTCCGTCCCAGTTCTCTGGCAAGCGGTATGAGGTCCACCCGGTCGCGCTGGAGGTGCAGGCCGATGTGCGGACCGTCGCGCACCTGAAGGGCAAGACGCTGGGCATCACCACTGATTCGCAGGGCAGCTACAAGACCCTGGCGAAGCTGCTGGAGGCGGCGGGAGCACGCGTCGTCATCCTGTCCTCGGAGGCGGGTTCCCAGGAGGGCGTGTCGCTGGATTGGAGCCAGCCGGAGAGCGTGGGGCAGCGCCTCAAGCAGGTTCAGGAGACCCAGCCGCTCGATGGGCTCATCCTGCTCCACACCGCGTCGCTGGCGCCCAAGCTGATGGACCAGGAGGTGGAGGCCTGGTCCTCCACGCTGAACACCTTCTCGTTGGGGCTCTTCCAGAGCGGCGTCGCCGTCTACGACCGCATCCATGAGATTCCGGGGGGCGGCTGGTTCGTCGTGGCCACCGCTGGCGGCGGGTTCTTCGGACACACCAACGCGCAAGGTCGCATCCCCCTCGCGGGAGCGGCGGGCGGCTTCGTCAAGTGCTTGAGGCGGGAGCGGCTCAACGCGCGTTGCAAGGTGGTGGACCTGGACATCCAGGACTCCGCCCTCTGGGCGCGGCAGATCTGGAACGAGCTGGTCTGCACCGACCGCGACGTCGAGGTCGGGTACTCCGGTGGCCGTCGCTACGTCTTCCGCGACATCGAGACGTCCCTGACGACGGCACCGGTGAACATCAAGCCCGGCTCCGTGGTGGTGGTCTCGGGGGGTGGTCGTGGCGTGGTCTATCCCTGCGCGAAGCTGCTCGCGAAGGTGACGGGGGCACGCGTCATCATCACCGGGCGCACGGTGCCGCCTCGCGGTGACGAGGAGTGGCTGAAGGTGCCGGAGGCGGACCTGCCCGCGTACCGGATGAGCTTCATCAAGCGCCACCTGGCCGAGCATCCCGGGACGACGCCGGTGCAGGCCCGCCGGGTCTTCGACTCCGACGTGGCGAACCGGCGAGAGCTGCACCGGAACCTCGAGGACTGTCGGAAGCAGGGCATCTCGCTCGAGTACAAGGTCTGCGACATGACGGACGTGAGCGCCGTCCGGAGCCTGCTCGCGCAGGTGCGTCGTGACTACGGCCGCATCGACGGCATCGTGCATGGCGCGACCATCGAGGAGTCCAAGAGCCTCCCGATGAAGTCCTCGGACGCGTTCGTCCGGACGCTGGCCTCCAAGGCCCACCTGTGGCGCGTGCTGGTGCAGGAGACCTGGAACGACAAGCTCCAGTTCTTCATCAACTTCGGCTCGGGCAGTGGCCGCTACGGCAACAAGGGACAGACGGACTACTCGCTGGCGAACTACCTCGTCGCCAAGGCGGGCCTCGTCTACGGCGAGCTGCGGCCTGGGGTGCGGAGTGTGACCATCGACTGGCCGGTGTGGGTGGGCGCCGGCATCGTGGAGAACAACGCGGACTACCTGGAGCGCCTGCGCGCCATGGGCATCTGCGTCATCCACATCGAGGAAGGGGCGTACTGGTTCGTCGAGGAGCTCCTGCGCGGTGGCTCCGCGGGCGAAGTGGTCATCGCCGACGACAGGACGTTCGAGACGTTGAACCTGCCTCGGTATGAACAGGCGGCGCCCAGGGTGGTTGGCCAGGACGCTGGCGGAACCCGCTATGCCATCTGA
- a CDS encoding C45 family autoproteolytic acyltransferase/hydolase, producing MPSDTGGSLPLVVLSGHPYEVGRQYGSLMREEIARAVAVEDEAIRPMLELIGTTEQAMRGRLETLAALLPEDIHEEVRGVAEASGIPRETILYHTLVLDILSGAPIGCSQFAAFGRATVDGKVLHGHNLDVPYASLAKFLRPMCIVYRLEGRIPFASVTFWPVALGVCSGMNAEGLSLGVNVPVAPLDPRTFYPLTFQNREVLSRARTLDEARAVLEGLPRGGSWNLMMAHRSGQSMVWEQVGPHSGQYTAHPEQDFIVSTNHLRVAHKAARGHEAVALEMLQDMQEDSLHRYRRLEQLVQGHWGGIGMDTAVGFLRDCGAEAGGAAPSMKTLCRADNALSMVYEPATLTLDFAAGSVPAALAPRRRIQLAPLFHAAPARVHEEERGSFPMQGMERERDCWVRMFALDEDAYLHEHLVNGIPVLPGASAIEWLAEVAAVSGGDVVREVRDVSLEKFIRVRPERPTQACVRAVRTREGFEVSAYSDLLNPRGAVLRSEVLHYRAEVHLGARPPRKVPKGFGEARGVDGELDFSRSYVKDAYFHVGPPFRIVDWISYPSPTEAIASLHIPEPTSYFTSIPWARFWLNPFVLDGCFQLAGTLGILHNLRAPVPKGAHRLVLGRTPRPGERLWCLARLNREVGELLFYDFTLWDGEGNVCLEAHDYCSMSVDAYSPEQKAYLSTALDPSGVLHPRVFERRAHG from the coding sequence ATGCCATCTGACACAGGCGGGTCGCTCCCGCTGGTGGTCCTGTCGGGCCACCCCTATGAGGTGGGCCGGCAGTACGGCTCCCTCATGCGGGAGGAGATTGCTCGCGCCGTCGCGGTCGAGGACGAGGCCATCCGGCCGATGCTCGAGCTGATTGGCACGACGGAGCAGGCCATGCGGGGGCGGCTGGAGACGCTCGCGGCGCTCCTGCCCGAGGACATTCACGAAGAGGTGCGCGGCGTCGCGGAGGCGAGTGGCATTCCGCGAGAGACCATCCTCTACCACACGCTGGTGTTGGACATCCTGTCGGGTGCCCCCATCGGCTGCTCGCAGTTCGCGGCCTTCGGGCGCGCGACGGTGGATGGGAAGGTCCTTCACGGACACAACCTGGATGTCCCCTACGCGTCGCTGGCGAAGTTCCTGCGGCCCATGTGCATCGTCTATCGGCTCGAAGGTCGCATCCCCTTCGCGTCGGTCACCTTCTGGCCGGTGGCGTTGGGCGTGTGCTCGGGCATGAACGCGGAGGGGTTGAGCCTCGGGGTGAATGTTCCCGTCGCTCCGCTGGACCCGCGCACCTTCTATCCACTCACGTTCCAGAACCGCGAGGTCCTGTCGCGAGCGCGCACGCTCGACGAGGCGCGGGCGGTGCTGGAGGGGCTGCCTCGGGGCGGGAGCTGGAACCTCATGATGGCCCACCGCTCGGGCCAGTCGATGGTCTGGGAGCAGGTGGGGCCGCACTCGGGGCAGTACACGGCGCATCCGGAGCAGGACTTCATCGTCTCCACCAATCATCTCCGGGTCGCGCACAAGGCGGCCCGAGGGCACGAGGCCGTGGCCCTGGAGATGTTGCAGGACATGCAGGAGGACTCCCTGCACCGGTACCGGCGGCTGGAGCAGCTCGTCCAAGGGCACTGGGGCGGCATCGGGATGGACACCGCGGTGGGCTTCTTGCGCGACTGCGGCGCGGAGGCGGGTGGGGCGGCGCCGTCGATGAAGACCCTCTGCCGGGCGGACAACGCCTTGAGCATGGTCTACGAGCCCGCGACGCTGACCCTGGACTTCGCGGCGGGGAGCGTTCCGGCCGCGCTGGCTCCGCGTCGGCGAATCCAGCTCGCGCCATTGTTCCACGCCGCGCCCGCGCGGGTGCATGAGGAGGAGCGAGGCTCGTTCCCCATGCAGGGAATGGAGCGTGAGCGCGATTGCTGGGTGCGCATGTTCGCGCTCGATGAAGACGCGTACCTCCACGAGCACCTGGTGAACGGCATCCCCGTGTTGCCGGGGGCCTCGGCCATCGAGTGGCTCGCCGAGGTCGCGGCGGTCTCGGGCGGAGACGTTGTCCGCGAGGTTCGCGACGTGTCGCTGGAGAAGTTCATCCGTGTCCGGCCCGAGCGTCCGACGCAGGCGTGTGTCCGCGCCGTGCGGACGCGGGAGGGCTTCGAGGTCTCCGCGTACTCGGACCTGTTGAACCCCAGGGGCGCGGTGCTGCGCTCGGAGGTGTTGCACTACCGCGCGGAGGTGCATCTGGGCGCGCGTCCTCCGCGAAAGGTTCCCAAGGGATTCGGTGAGGCCCGAGGCGTGGACGGAGAGCTGGACTTCAGCCGTTCCTATGTGAAGGACGCCTACTTCCACGTGGGGCCTCCGTTCCGCATCGTGGATTGGATCAGCTACCCCAGTCCGACGGAGGCCATCGCGAGCCTGCACATCCCCGAGCCGACGTCCTATTTCACGTCGATTCCGTGGGCGCGCTTCTGGCTCAACCCGTTCGTCCTCGATGGCTGCTTCCAGCTCGCGGGGACGCTGGGCATCCTGCACAACCTCCGGGCCCCTGTTCCAAAGGGGGCACACCGGCTGGTGCTGGGCCGGACACCGAGGCCCGGTGAGCGACTGTGGTGCCTCGCGCGGCTCAACCGCGAGGTGGGCGAGCTCCTCTTCTACGACTTCACGCTCTGGGACGGGGAGGGGAACGTCTGCCTGGAGGCCCACGACTACTGCTCCATGAGCGTGGATGCCTATTCGCCGGAACAGAAGGCGTACCTGAGTACCGCCCTGGACCCGTCCGGGGTGCTCCATCCGAGAGTCTTTGAGAGGCGCGCCCATGGGTAG
- a CDS encoding polyketide synthase dehydratase domain-containing protein, with protein sequence MTRNGPSLGNVVACDGSWRFERGVDLRSDPYLLDHVVEGKPVFPAAYLVGLMTQAAHRVLPHHHVLGVQDVSFVQAAHFKDTRALEFAVTAECSDSQHVSVGISSSMAPPREGFPRIHRTHARGNVRMGERVAQSARFPCLDFTGAADYAELYRLPREIQHGPSFLAGQRYRQPAPKQLLATVAPPGRSSRGWRLEADEPGWPASLLNAILHVGFSLGVLARERTVLPLELASAELHSIPTGEVQVFARMTGARDGRLTFHVVSWDTEGRLVALFHGFTVREVP encoded by the coding sequence ATGACGCGGAACGGACCCTCGCTGGGGAACGTGGTGGCGTGTGACGGGAGCTGGCGCTTCGAGCGCGGCGTGGACCTGCGCTCGGACCCGTATCTGTTGGACCATGTCGTGGAGGGAAAGCCGGTGTTTCCCGCCGCGTACCTGGTGGGCTTGATGACGCAGGCGGCGCACCGCGTGCTGCCACACCATCACGTGCTGGGGGTCCAGGACGTGAGCTTCGTGCAGGCGGCCCACTTCAAGGACACGCGCGCTCTCGAGTTCGCCGTCACGGCGGAGTGCTCGGACTCGCAGCACGTCTCCGTGGGCATCTCCTCGAGCATGGCGCCTCCTCGTGAGGGCTTCCCGCGCATCCACAGGACGCATGCGCGAGGGAACGTGCGAATGGGGGAGCGCGTCGCGCAGTCGGCGCGGTTCCCGTGCTTGGACTTCACTGGCGCGGCGGACTACGCGGAGCTGTACCGGCTGCCGCGAGAGATTCAGCACGGGCCCTCGTTCCTCGCGGGCCAGCGGTATCGGCAGCCCGCGCCCAAGCAGCTCCTCGCCACCGTCGCGCCTCCGGGGCGCTCGTCGCGAGGGTGGCGGTTGGAGGCGGATGAGCCGGGCTGGCCCGCGTCGTTGCTCAACGCCATCCTCCACGTGGGCTTCTCCCTGGGAGTGCTGGCCCGCGAGCGAACCGTCCTCCCGCTGGAGCTGGCCTCCGCGGAGCTGCACTCGATTCCCACCGGTGAGGTCCAGGTGTTCGCGCGGATGACGGGGGCCCGGGATGGAAGGCTGACCTTCCATGTCGTCTCCTGGGACACGGAGGGACGGTTGGTGGCGCTCTTCCACGGGTTCACCGTGCGGGAGGTTCCATGA
- a CDS encoding 4'-phosphopantetheinyl transferase family protein, with protein sequence MNPPDFSVEVVKVGLPGGQRITVAVVPLSSVRRAWPLQPDGPISRVLTPAEIAASGMHGVLERRLAHLAGRVAAKLALLSHLRGQGYFLEARELGLTQMMAGPQEGRPVAQLPMGVPACDVSISHSHGLALGVVASGGRVGVDLERVAPRSAAFQEEAFTDVERAWLEQQARVEGRTLDEMSSLGWCLKEALVKCSGQGLRAALQHVTFDGWTVTGDRHIHLAPLTEAPDAFVRLVHLNVPGAMDAGVTGLLVLGQGYALAVLHDAREDHPWMVDARRPVVREASR encoded by the coding sequence GTGAATCCCCCTGACTTCAGCGTGGAGGTGGTGAAGGTCGGGCTGCCAGGAGGGCAGCGCATCACCGTGGCGGTGGTGCCGTTGTCCTCCGTGCGTCGAGCCTGGCCTCTCCAGCCGGATGGCCCCATCTCGCGAGTGCTGACCCCCGCGGAGATCGCCGCGAGCGGAATGCATGGCGTGCTCGAGCGGAGGCTGGCGCATCTGGCCGGACGTGTGGCGGCGAAGCTCGCGCTGCTCTCGCATCTGCGGGGGCAAGGGTACTTCCTGGAAGCCCGCGAGCTGGGCCTCACCCAGATGATGGCGGGGCCTCAGGAAGGGCGCCCCGTGGCTCAGCTTCCAATGGGTGTGCCGGCTTGTGATGTGTCGATTTCACATTCGCACGGGCTGGCGCTGGGGGTGGTGGCGAGTGGTGGTCGGGTGGGGGTGGACCTGGAGCGTGTGGCGCCTCGGTCCGCCGCGTTCCAGGAGGAAGCCTTCACGGACGTGGAGCGGGCGTGGCTGGAACAGCAGGCTCGGGTCGAGGGGCGGACGCTCGATGAGATGTCGAGCCTGGGGTGGTGCCTCAAGGAGGCGCTGGTGAAGTGCTCGGGCCAGGGGCTGCGCGCCGCGCTTCAACACGTGACCTTCGACGGCTGGACGGTGACGGGCGACCGGCACATCCACCTGGCTCCGCTGACGGAGGCGCCCGACGCGTTCGTCCGGCTCGTCCACCTGAATGTTCCAGGGGCCATGGACGCGGGCGTCACGGGACTGCTCGTGCTGGGGCAGGGGTACGCGCTGGCGGTCCTCCATGACGCGCGTGAGGACCATCCTTGGATGGTGGATGCGCGGCGGCCCGTGGTGAGGGAGGCCTCGCGATGA
- a CDS encoding beta-ketoacyl [acyl carrier protein] synthase domain-containing protein → MGSLRQEPIAIIGTGCVLPDAPDVPTYWRNLQSGHVAVRHLSGARWDWSRYGSDDPNAVDRTYSFLGAPVDGMRFDWKKFKVPPIETRLLHSMEMMVLEASFQAMTSAGYTPERTFARDRVAVIAGSSGMGRKSNVGFNTKWRLPELLRAARAAPAWNQLTAAQAEQVARELEAELVQQHIDRSEDWAFWGFTSPVLGRVCSLFDLHGPHFCVDAHAASGLAALETAVQGLMSGEWDMALVGAASPALSPMDYVLHGKLRRLSTRGVFPLDARADGTALGEGAVMMLLKPLEAARRDGDPIQAVLRGVAGVNRGAGPALTGTDPRAHHHAAREALRRADVPVDRVSYLETGATGVPAWDGHLVTGLGGAYREARRVSLGAVAESVGDLQTASGLAALLKVVLMLRERSLVPQRSFQAWHPDLVLKDTPFDVSAGKDWPAQGPRCAAVHAAGFGGAAYHAVVEEHVPEGPRPSALKSTPRASGHEPIAIVGFSCKYPGASTPEVLWENSLQGRSAVTDIPESRWPVSLYHDATRARGSGRDAFFRVYTPKAGQVPDAPVLPPEFGLPPSAVAEMDRSQRWTLEVAKAAVEDAGYGARRALPPERTAVIVATSPGNDQETQVETRLAYPELASLYRQVLGRVGISGDTAERFIAEARQAFHGGEPPASSHTLPGFLNSAPATRVARMLDARGPAFTVESACASTLTALSLAVQGLRDGRWDVAVVGGVWSSITAPFCVSMCFVETISSKGVTRPFTQESDGFVHGEGCGIFVLKRRSDAKRDGDRIHAVIQGVGGSTDGRGKSIFASQTRGQELAMRRALQDGGVEPADIQYVEAHGSGMLEGDLPEAEALLGVYGRPEQPVTIGALKPLIGHSYIASAGAGVIRTVLALQHGVFPSSFTGSPLNPRLVACEGPLVFPREARPWRVEDGPRRAAVNAYGFGGTNYHLILEEHRESP, encoded by the coding sequence ATGGGTAGTCTTCGCCAGGAGCCCATCGCCATCATCGGGACGGGGTGTGTCCTGCCGGACGCGCCCGACGTGCCGACCTATTGGCGCAACCTCCAGTCCGGGCACGTGGCCGTGCGTCACCTGTCCGGCGCGCGCTGGGACTGGAGCCGCTACGGCAGCGACGACCCGAACGCGGTGGACCGCACGTACTCCTTCCTCGGCGCGCCCGTCGACGGGATGCGCTTCGACTGGAAGAAGTTCAAGGTTCCGCCCATCGAGACCCGGCTGCTCCATTCCATGGAGATGATGGTGCTCGAGGCCTCCTTCCAGGCGATGACGAGCGCGGGCTATACCCCCGAGCGGACCTTCGCGAGAGATCGCGTCGCGGTGATTGCCGGCTCCAGTGGCATGGGGCGCAAGAGCAACGTGGGCTTCAACACGAAGTGGCGCCTCCCCGAGCTGCTGCGAGCCGCGCGGGCGGCGCCGGCGTGGAACCAGCTCACCGCGGCGCAGGCGGAGCAGGTCGCCCGGGAGCTCGAGGCGGAGCTCGTCCAGCAGCACATCGACCGCTCCGAGGATTGGGCCTTCTGGGGCTTCACGAGCCCGGTGCTGGGGCGTGTCTGCAGCCTGTTCGACCTGCACGGCCCGCACTTCTGCGTGGACGCACACGCCGCTTCGGGACTGGCCGCGCTGGAGACGGCGGTCCAGGGGTTGATGAGTGGTGAGTGGGACATGGCGCTGGTGGGCGCCGCCAGCCCCGCCTTGTCACCGATGGATTACGTGCTGCACGGCAAGCTGCGGCGGCTCTCGACGCGAGGCGTGTTTCCGCTCGATGCGAGGGCGGATGGCACCGCGCTGGGCGAGGGCGCGGTGATGATGTTGCTCAAGCCGCTGGAGGCCGCGCGCCGGGATGGCGACCCCATCCAGGCGGTGCTGCGTGGAGTTGCGGGCGTGAACCGGGGCGCGGGCCCGGCACTGACGGGAACAGACCCGCGAGCCCATCATCACGCCGCGCGGGAGGCGCTGCGCCGAGCGGACGTGCCCGTCGACCGGGTCTCCTATCTGGAGACGGGCGCGACGGGTGTTCCCGCCTGGGATGGACACCTCGTCACGGGACTGGGGGGCGCGTATCGGGAGGCCCGCCGCGTGTCGCTGGGGGCCGTGGCGGAGTCGGTGGGAGACCTGCAGACCGCTTCGGGGCTCGCGGCGCTGCTCAAGGTCGTCCTGATGCTCCGCGAGCGCAGCCTGGTTCCACAGCGCTCCTTCCAGGCGTGGCACCCGGACCTCGTGCTGAAGGACACGCCGTTCGACGTCAGCGCTGGGAAGGACTGGCCCGCGCAGGGGCCTCGGTGTGCGGCCGTCCATGCCGCGGGTTTCGGCGGCGCCGCGTATCACGCGGTGGTGGAGGAGCACGTGCCGGAAGGACCTCGGCCCTCCGCCCTGAAGAGCACGCCGCGCGCCTCCGGGCATGAGCCCATCGCCATCGTGGGGTTCTCCTGCAAGTACCCCGGTGCCTCCACGCCCGAGGTCCTCTGGGAGAACAGCCTCCAGGGGCGCAGCGCGGTGACGGACATCCCCGAGTCGCGTTGGCCGGTGTCGCTCTATCACGACGCGACGAGAGCGCGGGGGAGCGGCCGGGACGCCTTCTTCCGGGTGTACACCCCCAAGGCGGGACAGGTTCCGGATGCGCCGGTTCTTCCTCCGGAGTTCGGACTCCCGCCCAGCGCCGTGGCCGAGATGGACAGGTCGCAGCGCTGGACCTTGGAGGTCGCGAAGGCCGCGGTGGAGGATGCGGGCTATGGGGCGCGTCGAGCGCTTCCACCGGAGCGCACGGCGGTCATCGTCGCCACGTCGCCGGGAAACGACCAGGAGACCCAGGTCGAGACGCGGCTGGCCTATCCCGAGCTCGCCAGTCTCTATCGCCAGGTGTTGGGCCGGGTGGGGATATCGGGCGACACGGCGGAGCGCTTCATCGCGGAGGCACGTCAGGCCTTCCATGGTGGGGAGCCTCCTGCCTCGTCTCATACGCTGCCCGGGTTCCTCAACAGTGCGCCCGCGACCCGGGTGGCGCGCATGCTGGATGCACGGGGCCCCGCGTTCACGGTGGAGTCGGCGTGTGCCTCGACGCTCACGGCGCTGAGCCTGGCGGTCCAGGGGTTGCGTGACGGCCGCTGGGACGTGGCGGTGGTGGGCGGCGTCTGGTCGAGCATCACGGCCCCGTTCTGCGTGAGCATGTGTTTCGTCGAGACCATCTCCTCGAAAGGCGTGACCCGGCCGTTCACGCAAGAGTCGGATGGCTTCGTCCATGGCGAGGGCTGCGGCATCTTCGTGCTGAAGCGGCGCTCGGATGCGAAGCGGGACGGAGACCGGATTCACGCCGTGATTCAGGGCGTGGGCGGTTCGACGGATGGACGCGGCAAGTCCATCTTCGCGAGCCAGACACGAGGGCAGGAGCTGGCGATGCGTCGCGCGCTCCAGGACGGCGGCGTCGAGCCCGCGGACATCCAGTATGTCGAAGCCCACGGAAGCGGAATGCTGGAGGGAGACCTCCCCGAGGCGGAGGCCCTGCTGGGGGTCTATGGGCGGCCCGAGCAGCCCGTGACGATTGGCGCGCTCAAGCCGCTGATTGGCCATTCCTACATCGCGTCGGCGGGGGCGGGCGTCATCCGGACCGTGCTCGCGCTCCAGCACGGTGTCTTCCCATCGAGCTTCACCGGGTCCCCATTGAACCCGCGTCTGGTGGCCTGCGAGGGCCCCCTGGTCTTCCCGCGCGAGGCACGTCCCTGGCGGGTGGAAGACGGCCCTCGGCGCGCGGCTGTGAATGCGTATGGCTTTGGCGGAACCAACTACCACCTCATCCTCGAAGAGCACCGTGAATCCCCCTGA